Proteins found in one Legionella pneumophila subsp. pascullei genomic segment:
- a CDS encoding peptidoglycan DD-metalloendopeptidase family protein, with protein sequence MDKRPNIPKRKSGNSSKLLAIFALVFAFSLPYLLVKNFSHPKRKNYADQSVLYPQLSEELSRDISAEASAEVPHEKPDIKSVTKSIQTKQDKQDKPINKTDVKKDNEWQIVNPHPGDSMATIFHRLGLTAQNLNAVIKNNPHAKMLTRIKPNQKLQFLIKKNKLEKLIVPVNAIQTLTVYRSGKVYKTKIDSKKTTTQNRYVTATVQGSLYTTAQRFNIPSKLVRQMTTIFNKEIDFSRSLRSGDQFSIIYDAYYIEDKMVGVGDILVVTYTNRGKTYQAIRHTNAHGEQDYFTPQGTSFKKAFTRYPIKFSHISSTFALSRYHPILHYRRAHKGIDLAAPIGTPIHATGDGVITIIDRHNGYGNMIKIKHDKTYSTVYGHLLKFQKGLSKGSKVKRGQVIGYVGQTGLATGPHCHYELHVNNQPRNPTTISLPTAAPVPAREMAAFKAKASTLLARLKLFEQAQLASKGKKKINVG encoded by the coding sequence ATGGATAAAAGACCGAATATACCAAAAAGAAAATCTGGTAACTCATCAAAGCTATTAGCGATTTTTGCGTTGGTATTTGCCTTTTCGCTCCCGTATTTGTTAGTGAAAAATTTTTCACACCCTAAACGAAAAAATTATGCTGATCAATCTGTTTTATACCCCCAACTATCAGAAGAATTATCAAGAGATATATCTGCTGAAGCTTCCGCTGAAGTTCCGCATGAAAAGCCTGACATTAAATCTGTTACAAAATCTATACAAACTAAACAAGACAAGCAAGACAAACCAATCAATAAAACCGATGTTAAAAAAGATAACGAATGGCAAATAGTCAATCCTCATCCAGGGGATTCCATGGCGACGATTTTCCATAGGCTAGGACTAACTGCACAAAACTTAAATGCCGTGATAAAAAACAACCCGCATGCCAAAATGCTTACAAGAATCAAACCAAACCAGAAATTACAATTTTTAATTAAAAAAAATAAATTGGAAAAATTAATTGTCCCTGTAAACGCCATTCAAACACTGACCGTTTATCGCTCAGGGAAAGTATACAAAACCAAAATTGACTCCAAAAAAACAACCACTCAAAATCGTTATGTGACTGCAACAGTTCAAGGTTCTTTGTACACAACAGCTCAACGTTTTAATATCCCCTCAAAATTAGTCCGTCAAATGACCACTATCTTTAACAAAGAAATAGATTTTTCCAGATCTCTACGCTCAGGGGATCAATTCTCGATAATTTATGATGCTTATTATATTGAAGATAAAATGGTAGGAGTTGGTGACATTCTAGTAGTGACCTATACTAATCGTGGAAAAACCTATCAAGCAATACGTCATACTAACGCCCATGGTGAGCAAGACTATTTTACCCCACAAGGCACCAGCTTTAAAAAGGCCTTTACTCGCTATCCCATTAAATTCAGCCACATAAGCTCGACTTTTGCTTTATCCAGATACCATCCCATTCTTCATTACAGGAGAGCGCACAAAGGCATCGATTTGGCAGCCCCGATTGGCACTCCGATACATGCTACTGGTGATGGGGTTATTACTATCATCGATAGGCATAACGGATATGGCAATATGATTAAAATTAAACATGATAAAACATACAGTACAGTTTATGGGCATTTACTCAAATTTCAGAAGGGTCTATCAAAAGGTAGTAAAGTAAAACGAGGTCAAGTTATTGGCTATGTAGGCCAAACCGGTCTGGCGACTGGGCCTCATTGTCATTACGAGCTTCATGTCAATAATCAACCAAGAAACCCAACTACAATAAGCCTTCCTACTGCAGCTCCAGTCCCAGCAAGAGAAATGGCCGCATTCAAGGCAAAAGCCAGTACCCTTTTAGCTCGATTAAAGCTTTTCGAACAAGCTCAACTGGCAAGCAAAGGGAAAAAGAAAATTAATGTTGGATAA
- the tyrS gene encoding tyrosine--tRNA ligase translates to MIVQDSVCSELMRGCEEILPIPELEKKLQKGIPLKIKAGFDPTAPDLHLGHTVLLNKLRQFQQFGHEVVFLIGDFTAMIGDPTGKNVTRMPLSQETVLENAKTYQHQVFKILDPDKTTVAFNSQWLNKFNAVDLIRLAATHTVARMLERDDFNKRYTTGQPIAIHEFLYPLLQGYDSVALKADVELGGTDQKFNLLMGRELQKHYGFEPQVVMMTPLIEGLDGVKKMSKSLDNYIGINEAPEQMFGKIMSVSDELMWRYIDLLSFKTGKEIQQLKKSVLEGKNPRDVKIDFAKEIVARFHNQTQAELAHGKFIERFQKGIIPEDLEELSLAISEPIALAQLLKQIHLTASTSESIRMVKQGAVKVDGDKISDPSLKLPIGKCYIIQVGKRRIAKLSIQQAD, encoded by the coding sequence ATGATAGTTCAAGATTCAGTTTGTTCCGAATTAATGCGGGGGTGCGAGGAAATTCTTCCTATACCTGAATTGGAAAAGAAATTACAAAAAGGTATCCCATTGAAAATAAAGGCAGGTTTTGATCCAACAGCCCCTGATCTTCACTTGGGACATACTGTACTACTTAATAAGTTGCGACAGTTTCAGCAATTTGGTCATGAGGTTGTTTTTTTGATTGGTGATTTCACAGCCATGATCGGTGATCCCACCGGAAAAAATGTAACTCGTATGCCATTGAGTCAGGAAACGGTTCTGGAAAATGCAAAAACCTATCAACACCAAGTATTTAAAATTCTTGACCCTGATAAGACTACTGTCGCTTTCAATTCACAATGGCTTAACAAGTTTAATGCAGTTGATTTGATTCGCCTGGCGGCAACCCATACTGTGGCAAGGATGTTGGAACGAGATGATTTCAACAAGCGCTATACCACAGGACAACCTATTGCCATTCATGAATTTTTATATCCGCTATTACAAGGCTATGATTCAGTGGCATTAAAAGCTGATGTTGAACTAGGTGGTACCGATCAGAAGTTTAATTTATTGATGGGCAGAGAATTACAGAAGCATTATGGTTTTGAGCCTCAAGTTGTCATGATGACACCATTGATAGAGGGGTTGGATGGTGTAAAGAAAATGTCAAAGTCTCTTGATAATTACATCGGAATCAATGAAGCTCCTGAGCAAATGTTCGGAAAAATCATGTCGGTTTCTGATGAGTTGATGTGGCGATATATTGATTTATTAAGCTTTAAAACAGGTAAGGAAATACAACAGTTAAAGAAATCAGTATTAGAAGGGAAAAATCCCAGAGATGTTAAGATTGATTTCGCTAAAGAAATTGTTGCCCGCTTTCACAATCAAACTCAAGCCGAACTCGCTCATGGCAAATTTATTGAGCGATTTCAAAAAGGAATTATTCCTGAAGATTTGGAAGAACTGTCATTAGCTATTTCTGAGCCGATTGCTTTAGCTCAATTATTAAAGCAAATTCATTTGACAGCCAGCACATCCGAGTCTATAAGAATGGTGAAACAAGGGGCGGTTAAAGTGGATGGGGATAAAATTTCAGACCCTTCCCTGAAATTACCTATTGGCAAGTGCTATATTATTCAAGTTGGGAAACGGCGAATTGCCAAGCTGAGTATACAACAAGCAGACTGA
- a CDS encoding gamma carbonic anhydrase family protein, producing MSDSIRKFEDKHPKLGERVYIDPQSTVIGDVTLGDDVSVWPMAVIRGDVNYIQIDHSCSIQDGAVLHVTHDGPYTPGGRPLILGHGITVGHKAVLHACTIDNYCLVGMGSIILDSVHIQKHVMVAAGSIVPPGKILKSGYLYLGSPAQAIRKLTTKEIEHIEYSAGHYIRLKDRYFT from the coding sequence ATGAGTGATTCTATTCGAAAATTTGAAGACAAGCACCCCAAATTAGGTGAACGAGTTTATATTGATCCGCAATCCACTGTTATTGGCGACGTCACCCTGGGAGATGACGTATCCGTATGGCCTATGGCTGTTATACGTGGTGATGTGAATTATATTCAAATAGACCACTCCTGCAGCATTCAAGATGGTGCGGTGCTTCATGTCACTCATGATGGCCCTTACACTCCTGGTGGTAGGCCATTAATTTTAGGTCATGGAATCACAGTAGGACACAAAGCTGTCTTACATGCCTGCACTATTGATAATTACTGCCTCGTTGGGATGGGTTCTATAATTTTAGACTCCGTACACATACAAAAACATGTCATGGTGGCTGCAGGAAGCATTGTGCCCCCGGGAAAAATACTCAAAAGTGGATATTTGTATTTGGGAAGCCCCGCTCAAGCCATCAGAAAACTGACCACAAAAGAGATAGAACACATTGAATATTCTGCCGGGCATTATATAAGATTAAAGGATAGATATTTTACATAA
- the gorA gene encoding glutathione-disulfide reductase translates to MKTKHFDLIVLGGGSGGIASAVRAAQYGAKVAVIEQNHLGGTCVNLGCVPKKIMYNASSIAETLHKSPDYGFFLENNAKLDWKRLVNKRNAYIERLRENYAKRFSQHKITLIQGKGIFHDQSSITIDHTIYQAEHIIIATGGEPALPAINGIKHAIDSDGFFSLTKLPAKVAVIGSGYIGVELAGILNSLGSETHLLMRGTRPLSRFDHMIGDTLMEIMQKQGIYIHQNHKAQGIHLHSDGRKNILCQSGSVIENIDVIISAVGRKPRTGNLNLDKIKVNMDDKGLILVDAFQNTSVKGVYAIGDVTNAPALTPVAIAAGRRLADRIFGNQPDACLNYDNICSVVFSHPPAGSVGLTEHEAIEKYGMNRIKIYQTRFIPMYDALSIDKTPTAMKLVTLGKKEKIIGLHVVGYSADEMLQGFGVAIKMGACKKDFDNTVAIHPTSAEEFVTMV, encoded by the coding sequence ATGAAAACAAAACATTTTGACCTTATAGTTCTTGGAGGAGGAAGTGGCGGAATAGCCAGTGCTGTTCGTGCTGCCCAGTATGGAGCCAAAGTAGCTGTTATTGAGCAAAACCACTTAGGAGGGACCTGCGTTAATTTAGGGTGTGTACCTAAAAAAATTATGTACAATGCTTCATCCATTGCAGAAACACTCCATAAGTCCCCTGATTATGGGTTTTTCCTGGAAAACAATGCCAAGTTAGATTGGAAACGACTGGTGAATAAACGTAATGCGTATATTGAGCGGTTAAGAGAAAATTATGCGAAACGATTTTCACAGCACAAAATTACTCTGATTCAAGGCAAAGGTATTTTCCACGATCAAAGTTCTATCACGATAGATCATACTATTTATCAAGCAGAACACATTATTATTGCAACTGGCGGTGAGCCAGCTCTACCGGCAATTAATGGCATAAAGCATGCTATTGATTCCGATGGTTTTTTTTCATTAACTAAATTACCAGCTAAAGTAGCGGTTATTGGTAGCGGTTATATTGGTGTTGAATTAGCAGGAATCCTAAACTCACTCGGCAGTGAAACTCACTTGCTAATGAGAGGCACGCGACCTCTGAGTCGCTTTGATCATATGATTGGTGATACCTTAATGGAAATTATGCAAAAACAAGGAATCTATATTCATCAAAACCATAAAGCCCAAGGGATCCATCTGCACAGCGACGGTAGAAAAAATATTTTGTGCCAAAGTGGCTCTGTTATTGAAAATATTGATGTCATTATTTCTGCTGTAGGTCGAAAGCCGAGAACTGGCAATTTAAATCTTGATAAAATAAAAGTTAACATGGATGACAAAGGATTGATCCTGGTTGATGCTTTCCAAAATACTTCCGTTAAAGGTGTTTATGCAATTGGGGATGTCACTAATGCTCCCGCATTGACTCCTGTTGCAATAGCGGCAGGGAGACGTTTAGCAGACCGAATTTTTGGGAATCAACCTGATGCCTGTTTAAATTATGATAATATTTGTTCAGTAGTATTCTCCCATCCTCCAGCAGGTTCTGTTGGTTTAACCGAGCATGAGGCCATTGAAAAATATGGCATGAATAGAATTAAAATATATCAAACCCGCTTTATCCCTATGTATGATGCATTAAGTATTGATAAAACTCCTACTGCTATGAAATTAGTTACCTTGGGTAAAAAAGAGAAAATTATTGGTTTGCATGTCGTCGGATACAGCGCCGATGAAATGTTGCAAGGTTTTGGGGTCGCCATAAAAATGGGCGCATGTAAAAAAGACTTTGATAATACAGTAGCCATTCATCCAACCAGCGCTGAAGAATTTGTAACTATGGTGTAA
- a CDS encoding adenosine deaminase, producing MNLKKAELHVHLEGTISPDLAKKLAKRNQLTLPNGLIAADEKSYLSKDFLDFLKVYDTLASVIKNPQDYYDITFDYLKSNAQEHAIYIEMMYSPDHAEQSSGIPSKEHLAAIQQAIDDAKSQFDIVGRIIVTAVRHFGVEACERVAKQASIDKFPCVTGFGLGGDEAKFPPQLFTKAYQIAADSGLECTVHAGEFDSAKGMEEAMKTLPIKRIGHGVRVIDSPDIMSMVKDRGIALEVCPTSNIFLGLFKDMNSHPFPKLYEAGIKVSINSDDPPFMSTTLAQEYKRVQKSYGYSDDTMNDITRMAIEAAFVDEKTRKELLLKLEQ from the coding sequence ATGAATTTGAAAAAAGCGGAATTACATGTGCATTTGGAAGGGACTATTTCTCCTGACCTGGCTAAAAAACTGGCAAAAAGAAACCAATTAACTCTCCCTAATGGTCTTATTGCGGCAGATGAAAAAAGTTACTTATCAAAAGACTTTCTCGATTTTCTTAAGGTGTATGATACCTTGGCATCCGTCATTAAAAATCCACAAGATTATTATGATATTACCTTTGATTATCTTAAATCGAATGCTCAAGAACACGCCATCTATATTGAAATGATGTACTCCCCGGATCATGCAGAGCAATCCAGTGGGATTCCCTCTAAGGAACATTTAGCTGCAATTCAACAAGCGATTGATGATGCTAAAAGTCAATTTGATATTGTTGGAAGAATTATTGTTACTGCCGTACGCCATTTTGGTGTAGAGGCATGCGAACGCGTGGCAAAGCAAGCTTCAATAGATAAGTTTCCTTGTGTAACAGGATTTGGATTAGGTGGGGATGAGGCAAAATTTCCTCCTCAATTATTTACCAAAGCTTACCAGATAGCAGCAGATTCCGGACTGGAATGCACTGTCCACGCTGGCGAATTTGATTCTGCCAAAGGAATGGAGGAGGCAATGAAAACCTTGCCAATAAAAAGAATTGGACATGGGGTTAGAGTAATTGATTCCCCTGATATCATGTCCATGGTTAAAGATAGGGGTATTGCATTGGAAGTGTGCCCCACGAGTAACATATTTTTGGGGTTATTCAAAGACATGAATAGTCATCCTTTCCCTAAACTTTATGAAGCAGGAATTAAGGTGAGTATTAACTCTGATGATCCTCCTTTTATGAGTACTACACTTGCTCAAGAATACAAAAGGGTTCAAAAATCTTATGGTTATAGCGATGACACAATGAATGATATTACCCGTATGGCTATTGAGGCTGCTTTTGTTGATGAAAAAACCAGGAAGGAACTTTTATTAAAATTAGAGCAATAA
- a CDS encoding CBU_0585 family protein — protein sequence MNTDDINKAYVSPYDKFLYEFDATHKKSASQLQEIKKHERLFKMRDDKDYKIDQSDIWEGF from the coding sequence ATGAATACAGATGATATAAATAAAGCTTATGTCAGTCCTTACGATAAGTTTTTATATGAATTTGATGCAACCCATAAAAAATCAGCATCGCAACTGCAAGAAATTAAAAAGCATGAGCGTCTATTCAAAATGAGAGACGACAAAGACTATAAGATCGATCAAAGTGACATTTGGGAAGGGTTTTAA
- a CDS encoding inorganic phosphate transporter, translating to MDYSIYLLFAALILCFLMTWGVGANDLANVMSTTMGSKAVTVRQAMLIAIIFEFAGAFLGGEGVTETMRDGIINTSQLSNEPLILIEGMLCVLFACTIWMNLASYLGVPVSITNALVGSMVGFGTIVLGPDAIHWNQVARIAIGWVSSPLISGITAYALFISIQQTIFVKSNPLTKAKLYIPIYLFLIGFILSFITVFKGLNHFDIHLNLKQDLAVTLATSIVITILGMIFIKRIPEYHKIRRRERFIQVEKYFAVLMAMTACAMAFAHGSNDVALAVGPLSIVHSLVMHSNQIFDADNYPSWIILLGCLGVVIGFLMYGRKVIETVGSSITALTPSRAFAATLSAATTVVVATSTGIPVSATQTLVGAVLGVGLARGIGALNLIVIRNIFMSWVLTLPAASILTILSYKLLHALLG from the coding sequence ATGGATTATTCAATTTACCTACTTTTTGCTGCTCTTATTCTTTGTTTTCTTATGACCTGGGGGGTCGGCGCCAACGATTTGGCTAATGTCATGAGTACCACTATGGGCTCAAAGGCAGTAACCGTCCGTCAAGCCATGCTTATCGCTATTATTTTCGAATTTGCAGGCGCTTTTTTAGGAGGTGAAGGAGTCACTGAAACCATGCGTGATGGGATTATCAATACCAGTCAGCTTTCTAATGAACCTTTAATCCTCATCGAAGGCATGTTATGCGTTTTGTTCGCCTGTACAATATGGATGAATCTTGCCAGTTACCTGGGAGTTCCTGTTTCGATAACTAACGCATTGGTAGGTTCCATGGTTGGCTTTGGTACTATAGTTTTGGGTCCAGATGCAATACATTGGAATCAAGTGGCTCGAATCGCTATTGGATGGGTTTCATCCCCCTTGATTTCTGGAATTACAGCCTACGCCTTGTTCATTAGTATACAGCAAACGATATTCGTAAAAAGCAATCCCTTGACTAAAGCCAAGCTATATATCCCTATTTATCTTTTTTTAATTGGTTTTATCTTATCGTTTATCACTGTATTTAAAGGACTTAACCATTTTGATATTCACTTGAATTTAAAACAGGATTTAGCAGTAACTCTGGCAACCAGTATAGTAATTACTATTCTGGGCATGATCTTTATTAAACGTATTCCTGAATATCATAAAATAAGGCGCAGGGAGCGATTTATTCAGGTAGAAAAATATTTTGCTGTGCTTATGGCAATGACGGCGTGCGCTATGGCTTTCGCCCATGGCTCCAATGACGTCGCCTTGGCGGTTGGACCGTTAAGTATTGTCCATAGTCTGGTCATGCATTCCAATCAAATATTTGATGCAGATAATTATCCTTCCTGGATTATTTTATTAGGCTGCCTAGGGGTAGTAATTGGCTTTCTCATGTATGGAAGAAAAGTCATCGAAACTGTAGGAAGTTCCATTACCGCTTTAACACCCAGCCGTGCTTTTGCCGCAACACTTTCTGCAGCAACTACAGTAGTAGTTGCAACTAGCACAGGAATACCAGTTTCGGCCACTCAAACATTGGTTGGTGCTGTTTTAGGCGTAGGTTTGGCAAGAGGTATCGGTGCTTTAAATCTCATTGTCATCCGTAATATCTTTATGTCATGGGTTCTGACATTACCCGCTGCCTCAATTTTAACAATTTTATCCTATAAACTTTTGCATGCTTTGTTGGGGTAA
- a CDS encoding TIGR00153 family protein: MGSIFNMFGPSPIKPIEQHIRKAHQCAKQLYPFFEAVLKNDWDTANKIKDKIITIEKEADLIKRDLRLHLPTGLFLPVARTDILELLSAQDRIANKAEDIAGLIISRQMDIPKKLIPSFMPFLSRCLDASKQACTAINELDELLETGFRGSEVKIVEEMIVKLDEIEHDCDEKLADIRHKIFELEKELPAIDVIFLYKLVQWIGELADHAQTVGGRLQILIAR; the protein is encoded by the coding sequence ATGGGTAGTATATTCAATATGTTCGGGCCTTCTCCAATAAAGCCCATTGAACAACACATACGCAAAGCACATCAGTGTGCCAAACAGTTGTACCCTTTTTTTGAAGCAGTGCTCAAAAATGATTGGGATACTGCAAACAAGATCAAGGATAAAATCATCACTATTGAAAAAGAAGCAGACCTGATTAAACGTGATTTGCGTCTTCATCTACCTACTGGCTTATTTTTACCAGTTGCTCGCACAGATATATTAGAGTTGCTCAGCGCTCAAGATAGAATTGCCAATAAAGCAGAAGATATTGCTGGCTTAATTATAAGCAGGCAAATGGACATACCTAAAAAATTAATCCCGTCTTTTATGCCTTTTTTAAGTCGATGTCTTGATGCCTCGAAACAGGCCTGCACAGCAATTAATGAATTGGATGAATTGCTTGAAACCGGATTCAGAGGCAGTGAAGTCAAAATCGTTGAAGAAATGATAGTAAAATTAGACGAAATCGAGCATGACTGCGATGAAAAACTTGCCGATATTAGGCATAAAATCTTTGAATTAGAAAAGGAACTCCCTGCTATAGATGTCATCTTTCTATACAAACTGGTCCAATGGATTGGCGAATTGGCTGACCATGCCCAGACAGTTGGTGGTCGACTTCAAATTCTTATTGCCCGGTAG